In Elephas maximus indicus isolate mEleMax1 chromosome 25, mEleMax1 primary haplotype, whole genome shotgun sequence, the genomic stretch GGAGGGGTGATTTAGCTGGTCGCAGATGCTGATGTGGTGGTGGTGCTCGACTTCCCTGGCGTGGAGGTGGGgggctttctttgtttttccctcaCAGGTGCCCCTGTACAGGCCGTACAACGGTGTCCTGCTGTGGGTGTCCCTTTGTGTTACCCGCTAGTCTGAATTATTCCCTCACCTGCTGCCCTTGAACTTCCTCCTGCCGGTATCCGTCCATTTCCGGCCTCAGCAAGATTCAACAGCACTTTCTCACAGCAGCACTATCTCCCTTCGCCCCCTCCCAATTGCACAGGCTGCAAACTCCCATGGCCAATTTgcaccaccttaaaaaaaaaaccgctACAGCTTCCTCAGTTTAGttccctttctgtgttccttgtTTGGGGTGTTGCCAGCCTCACCCCAAAATGGCTGCAATGAGAGAGCGCTGTTCATGTGAGCAGATAGGTTCTCCTACCTTCTGAGAAGTCCCAGCCCCTCCTCTCCCACACTTCTGGACTCACCCTGACTCTCCAACACCTCAGCTGCCATCTGGATTTCTGAGTTTTCAGTTCActtgttttgatttgttgttcAGTGGGTTAGTTTATGGGGGAGTAAATGAGAGCATCCATTCAATTCACCATCTTgctccttcctcctcaaatactttTAATTATCAGAAAGATCAATTAACAGGAGTTATTTGAAAAATTCTTGTGTATGGAGTCTCCATTAGTTGAggcctgacttgatggcaaccaacaacaatccTGAGAAGGCTGTCTCTTCCCCATCAGCCTAAAGATGCACCCTCACTTCAGCACTTCCTTTTGTATGTTACAGGTGTCCTCCCCTAGGGACTGTGTCATAGCTTAAACTGACAACCTGTCAGTTCATACATGCCCTTACGAACTGGAGATGCCTGAGTCAGATGCTCAGGCTGTAGGTGGTGCTCATGCTTTGACCAGCCTTAGAAAAGTTGTGCCTTCCCctcaaaaaaaattcccaaacccTTCTTTCTTTGGGATGAAGCCTGTCTCCCATGATAAAAGCTGAATATGGCAGATGTGTTACTGCCCAGCCTCTCTGGCATTGGGCTATGTGTCCTAATTCTGACCAATGTGCTATAAAAGGGAGTTTGCTGGGTAATTCTCACAAAGATGTACTAGAAAAGCTCTCTCTTCCTTATCTTCTTTCTTCCTGACTTCATTCCACATATATGAGGATGCATGCTCTGAAGCCATGTAGCCACCATGGGGCTGAGATGTGGCAGGCCTAGGACAAAGATACTGGGAATGGTGGATTGGAAGGATGGCATGGGCCTGGTCCTTGATACCATTGCTGAGCCACTGAACTAACCCTGGACTGCTTATACCTCTGGACATCTTGATAAGTGAAACAAGCAAACCAACCACAGAAACCCAAACTTCCATGAATCTTGTATTCAAAGTGACCTTTAGCTGAGCATTCTGTTATTCTATTACTCTCAGCTGAAAGCATCGTAAGTCAcataataatagtaatacttCTATGCACCAGGGACTTGCCTAAGTTATTTACGTATCTTAACTCATTTACTCTATGCGGTAACACTATGAGGCAGATAATTTGATTAACATCCATTTTATAGGTCTTAAAACTTAGGATCAGGGTGGTTAGTATGTTGCCCAAGGTCGCTTAACAAGTAAGGGCAAAACTGGGAGTCAAACCTGAGCTGCCTGGGCCAGTCCATGTTCTTATCCACTACCCTTTGCTACGTGGTATTGCATGTGAACGATGAAAAGGGAGACCTAGGAGAATCTCATTGTGCCCACTCCCCGACACACACACATTGTAGCATTAAATGGGGCCACTGATAGAGACTCCGTGTTGGTGCGTGTGTTACAGCCACTGAAACAGAGCTCAGAGCCCCAGGCAGAACACGAGAAAATCTGTGCATCCATGGCGTGCATCGCTACTTCCACTCTTCTCCCAACAGTAGCACCCTGTACtactggctcatgtggttgtgctTAGTGCTGCTTTGCTTAGTGAGCACCAGATTCCCCTAATATGAGTAGGGCCGTGTGGACTTGAACAGCTACTCCCacagtttctttcttctttttttctgtgcgtTCCTTTCCTGTTGTGATTTCTGTAAGTACTGGTGGGTAGGGAGCAACTTCAGAATGTCTGACTTCACCTCACAGTGCATTGGGCTTTTTCTCTCTCACCTGAAACACTTGAGCAGAGATTTAATCTCTGACATGGAGATAGCAGCATCCTTGTCCTCTGCCCCAGAATCTCCCTGAGTGTCGACCCTGTCAGCTCTCTCAGTTCCTGCCTCTACTTGCACCTGGAAGATTACCAAATGAACAGCCTTACTGGATTCAAGCCATGGAGAGTGGCAATCACTCAACTTTGGAGTTATATTTTAGTGAGTAAGCAGAGATTTTATGAGTACTGAGGCTATGAAGACGATGACCATTTTGCAAAAAAAGAACGAAGCATTGAAGGGAGATCTGGAGTGCCAAGTGGAGCGGGCATGTGGTGAGTGCTATTTCGGATAGGATCATTGTGCTGGCCTTGTTGAGAATATCACATCTGAGCAAAGATCTGAAGGAGCCAGGGATCATGCCAAAGTCTCGGAGCAGTGTTGCAGGAAGAGGAAAAAGCAGGTGCGAaactccaggagcagagcatgactGAGCCCAGATGGTGGTTTTTATACACAGAACACAGAGTGATTTAAAGAATTCAGTGAACACAGGATGCTTTGTAGCAATATTCATGTCAGTTGAGGTTACAGGGCACAGAAAGTCTGCCTCCTTGCCCATCCCTGGTCCCAACATTGTGATTGCCTTTTGGATTCCACTCAGTGCTGGAGAGTTGGAGAGGCTCAGGCCCTGGAGAATTCTGCTCCATGTCTCTATGAAGGCAATgaccctgtctctctctcctcagAGTCCTCCCAGTGGCGTTCGTGGTCATGTTGTCCGTGTGTGCCTGTGTTCTGTCTTGCCCGCCAGGTGACCTTAAAACTTGAGTTAGAGTGGAGCAATTTTTCTCTTATGATCCCTTTCACTTTTCTTCTTAGGCTTTTACCAGTACATTAGCAGAGCTCAGtgattttagcaaaaaaaaaaaagtgttatgtcTAAAATACCTGCCTTTGCAAGACTCACTCTTGCactaccatacttattcatagCCTCCCCACCCCGATTTTCCTGTGGTATATgatgttgggaaaccctggtggcgtagtagttaagagctacagctgctaaccaaaagggtggcagtttgaatagaccaggtgctctttggaaaccctgtggggcagttctactctgtcctataaggtcgctttgagtcagaattgactagatggcagtgggtttgggtttttggtttatatgatgttgaagaaaaataattaattaatcaaAATACTTTATTGATCACCTACTATGTGTTAGGCAGTTATCATGAACCAAgcatgaagcttacattctagtctAAGGAGGAAAATGTCACGCAAAGTAAAAGAGTAAAACGGATAGACCATGAGATGGTGTTAAGTTCTATAAAGACAATGACAACTGCAAGAGGAATGTGTCGTAACTTAAAAGAGGGGAGTCATGAAATATCTCACTGAAAAGGTGGAAGTTCAGTAAAGATCCTCTGGAACTGGGGGAGCGAGCCATGTGGATTTCTGGGTTAAAGCACCTTCCTGGCAGAGAAAACAGCAAGTGCCAATGCCCTGCTCCGGTTAATAACTTAGAAACAATGTATGGAGTTAATTCAGAAACCACAGAACGTCAAGTCAATAGCAGTTACTGGAACCCAAAGGAGAGAGTGTGCCCTGCACATCCTGAGCCCACCCCAGTCTTCATCTGACCTTCACTCTTGCACAATGGGAAGAGGTAGGGAGCCACTTCTGTTTCAGACCCAGAGGACCGACTGTGTGCTCTCTGAGATCCAGGTCGGGATTTGCCCAGTCGTGGGGTACCTCAGTGTGGTTCTTGGACCCCTGTACTGGCTCCTCAGGCAGGCACACTCTTCAGCTGGGACCAGCCTCAATGTCAGGGTGGAGTGGAAATGGAGACTCTTTGTTCCCTTCTCTTGGGGTGTCAACatttattggtggtggtggtggtcacgCCAGGGTCTGGGCCCAATCAGATTGTTTTCCCCAAGACAAGCATTATGAGTGAACACTCGCACTtgaaacactctccctttctttcctAACTTCCCTGACTGTAGTCTTTCTGTCACTCTAGGGCTTCCTGGGGTATCTAACCAGTGGCCCCACTAGGAATAACCATGGCTTGAGCTACATATTCTGTTTCCAAACATGTGTCGTGAAATTATAAACTGGAAATACTAGATCCACAGTAAATGGAAGGGAGTCTGGGGCTTATGTTAGACTCTTCACCAGGGCTTCATGATGAGGTTTGAGGGACACTGTGGATGAGTGTTCAGTGTGAGTGTGAAATTGGGGGAAGGAGGGGTGTCACAGGACAGGACAGAGATCTTGGTGTCAGACACGGTTCTCTACAGAGATACTGTGTTTAGGCTGTCAACATGATCCCTGTGTACAGGGGcttggaaggaaagaggaagacaagTTTGTAAAGGATGCCGTCCTCAAACGCTGTGTTTGTTGAGGTGGAAAGTAATCGGAGACAAGGGTGAAGAAGAGGAGCTACGCCCAACCAAGTCATACTCTCTTTATTCTAAGAGGGCACTACTGTTGCTATCCTTTTCTCCAGACCCAGTTATCCTGCCTTTAGTCATTGGTGGGAATAATGCTTTGTATAATAGGACGTTGGCACTCTGCAGCACCAACAAGGACATCCAGATTGCTTGGAGAACTACATTCTCTCACCTTATTTTGCCTGGCTGTCCATCCGAGGCTGTGCTATATAGGAAATGTGGGATTCTCTGCAACTTTAGGGCAACCCAGGAGAGTGCATGGCAGAAAGTGCATTTCAGAAGTTGTGCGTGTTCATTGGTCTGTATGAAGCCAACTTTTTATACATAAAATCCAACTTTTACTATATGTGgctatataaaaaataatgagtGTATCATAGTGTGGTTGCCTTATGATTGTTCTTCCGCTTGTTATGTCTTTGTTAACAACCCATCGCAATCTTAATTAAAGttgtttcagtggagctgataAAACTCCAGGCCTTAAAGGGTAGACCTGGGCCTGTTCAACGGGAATACTCCAACGCTCTGGAAAGACGGTGGTGCCTTTCCCTGAGAAGTAGAAGTCTAACGAGTTCAGATTAATATAcatatcaaacatcaaaaaagcACACAGGTAGAGAACTTGCTGCAAGGACTTTATCTGGGATAAGGAAAGGAAATTGAGGACAAGGTACAAGGAATAATAACAATCCTCTTACAGATCTTCAAAGCAAATCATGAACTCCTTTGTCTCTGTTTTTGAAGCTCAACGGCAGCAAAATAAGTAGGCAATACCCTTGGTTTTGCAGAATCCAGAAAGACGTTCTGAGCTAAGACACCGTACACTTCTGCAGTAGCAGATAATGGTCTTCTTTAGgcctggagaaacagaggaagcaTTAGGCATTGAATACTAAGTCAGGGATGGGTAGTAAGCAGAGAATCCTGGGGAAGTTATGCACTGGGTTGAGCGGTTGTGCCGTGTTGACTAAATTAGGACTCGAAGCAGTGATCAACCTCAACAGGGTAAACAGGAATAACTATAAATAGCAAACGTTGGCCACACAGGATTAGAGGCCTTCTCTGATATCACAGGTAGCAATGCTGTGCTCAGGGTAAAGACAACTTCTGATTCTTCAATAGAAGATGGCTCTTGTCTGAAGGTCTGGGGAAAGAAGAGGAGTGTCAGGCAGAGTGGGCAAGGAGGAAAGGAGCAGCAGAGCCAGACTAATAGAGATACGCTCAGAAGCCACATGTCCACTTACAGTAGACATAGTACTGGTCCTCTTAGGATGGTGCGAATTTACATTTTTGTCATAAATCAAAAGAAATCTTACTATGTGTTTGTCATGCAGAGTCATAGCTTCCCCAGTCCCAGTCTATCATTTACTTGTGGCCCCCACTCCCTAGAACAGGCGTCTCAAACTCAGGGCTGGTAACCTCTCATTTCAAGCACAGCCTCCATGTATGACAAGTTCCTCTAATAGGCCTTGGGTCACCTCTCTAGCTGACGTGTCTGAGTTTTACTCATACATGTTATGGAACCAAATCCTTTGGTGCTGAGGTGCCCCGGAAGAGCCTCTAACACCAATGCTTTTGTTTTCCAATGATTTTATGGTTAGTTTGAGACACAACTGGAGCTGAACCCCCTACAGCACATGGGTCTCACCTGAAGCCTCTTGGACTGAGCGCTCATCTCCTGCAAAGGAGACTGCCATGTCCTGGTCCCCTGTTTCAGGCTCGTCCTGGGCTGGAGCCTCATCATCCGCTTGTCTGAGTGGGTCAGCCTGGGCCTGGAGGGCCAGCAGGAGAATGGCAGCGAGGAGGGCGAGGGTCCTCATGGCTGTGAGTCACCTGGAGGTCAGCGTCCTGTATGGCAGAGCAGGAGCCTGAGCGTGTTGGCGAGTGAAGAGAGTCAGCCAGTATTTATACGTCTGTTAGGAGAAGGCTCAGAGATGAGCGATCCAGTTAGAGAAGGTGTGTATTTGTTCCGGGGATGGTGTTTGAGGGCTGCCTGTTGCCCTCAAGGTGCTTTGATGTTACTCTGTTCTGGCTGCTGTAATTGCACCAAAGGTCTGTATGTCTAGTGTCTGCACTTAGTGTATGTTGACAACGCTGATAAGGGCCTGATGTATTTTCCTGTTGCCCATCTGCTTGAATCTTTACCTCTTAAtattgaaaaaaagaagagaaacaatgCTTTCGTTCGATAAGctcagggaaaaaaattttttgtgaagGTGGGCCTTGCTGGAGCTCTAGACCCTTGGGCCAGACCAGGCCCCAATGGAGTAGAGTGTTAATTCACTGCAGGATTCAAGGGTCACTAATCCTGCCACGGAGGAGGATTTCAAGGTTATAAGGAGAGTAGGCTTCTGTCAGTACTAGTGTGGAAAGGACAATGACCCTGTCAGGCTTCTGGTAAAACGAACTTCACATTCAGGGCCAGTAGGATATTAGGTAATGCAATGGTCAGACTAAAGCCAAAAGATGGACACACATTAAATGTTTACGAGTTACAACTCCCCACTTTGAGAAATATCAGCCTGATTGATGTATACACAGCTTCATTCTGAGCCTGtgaaatttttatgaaaattaatTCATGCACATAGAATGAAATGCAAAAGGTAGAAATAGTAATgtgtaaaaaaattaacattgtcTTCTATACCTGTGCCCAGCTCTTCAGCTTTGCGCCAGAAAGCCACCACTATTAACAATCACACACATCATTTCGCACCTTACTTTATTCACCTAATGCTAAAGCTTGGATATACCACTGTATATCGACGCACATAGAtctgtctcattttttaaaaaagagctttGTAGTATTCCAGTGCTTGCATATGCCATAATTTAACTATTTTCTATAGACTTTATTAACTATATTTCTTATTATTAAAATACCATTAAATTAATACAATTTGGTTATTTCTAAACTTTTGTAGTTACAAGCAAGACTGAAATGAATCGTTTTTCACATATATCATTTTACCCACAAGTGATTATACATAGATTTGagataaattcttagaagaacgtGAACTGGGTCAAAGAACATGTCACGTACAGTTTATAGATGTTGCCACATTGCCCTCCATAGAGGTTGTACAATAACAGTCACAAAAATATAGAAGCCTGCTTGCTCTCCCCTCAACCCCTGCCAATGGCATGTGTTTCAAAAGGTCCTGTTATTAACCAGTTTCCACCCTGCCTTCTTCCTGCCTATGTTCAGGTCAGCAGTGTGCATCACTGAAAGTACTCGATATCGCACAGTCTCTTGCGTGCAGCTCAGTGTGACCAATAAACAGAGCTCTCTGACCACTAAAATGTAATGCTTATAGAGAGCATCCCttttaaatgacaacaacataaatttttgttgttattgctttcttttttcctccttgttTCTGCTCAGATCACGGAAGTAGTTGGATTTTCAGCAGCTCTCTTTTGTCCATGAGGAAGACAGTTGCTAAACATGGATGGTGAGGCTAGTTACCTGGCTACCTGAGGCCACTGCTGAaacacttcacccagccctgggtTGCCCACATCTGGATTTTTTTGCCCTGAGAAAAACAAGCTCCTTACTTTTTTAAGCTGTTGTTTGTTGGGTTTTATAGTGTTTGTGGCTGAAAACAATCTGACACGTTTTAGGAAGTTTTTTGCCCTTTGCCAGTCTGAAAGGTAAACATTGGTATCCCAGTGTAGTCATGACTGCATAGTCTTATGAAAGAGGTTCCTCGTGTTTTAATGTCTAAAACgcatttgaatttattttctcagaaatttcctttcctttttcgcCCCCCTTTTTTTGAAAGGGCATTGTGGGTTGTTGTTTtaattgatttgtaggagcttTTTATAAATTCAAGAAATTAGCTGTTTGTCATATGCACCACAAATACTTTTCAGAGTTTGTCATCTCTCTTCTGAGTTTTCTGCTTTTGCCATTCAGAAACTTCAGATTTTTacatagtttttatttatttattttaaacaatattttatagTGTTGCCtttggtgaaagtgtacacaggaaattaggttctcctttaacaatttctataatactgttcagtgacattggttacattcttcacaatatatcgGCACTCTCGTTATTTCCGTTTtggttattctgtttccattaacctagctttcctgtccccccttgccctctcatctttggtctagggtaaatgttaaccatttggtttcacacagtgattattttgaggagcgcagcactcacaggtgatattattttaTGGGTCGATATAtcatttggctgaatggtgacctctgggagtgtttGAGTGCCAGTTTTAAAGAGTATCTCgaggcagtagtctcaggggttcatctagtctcagCTGATCTGGGAAGTCtgtccttttttccttccattctacCAGGGCCCAAGTGttgagtccctggtcagaattgttggtagtggtagctgggcaccattttgttctaGTCTCAAAGTAGCGGATGTCATTGTTCATGTAAACTATTGGTTTtgtaggctagtttcttctttgagtctttggcttccttctttctctttaactCTGGAGGAATAGAGATCAATGGTtttatcttaggtggccgctcgcTTTTATGTCCCCAgatcctactcaccaaactaggatgcagaacattgtctttatggagtatattatgccaaatgactcaGTTTCTCCATGAGACCATGGTCCGAAGGTCTCAAACCCAGTagaccaatcccatgaggtgtttggctatacctaggaagtatccataactgtgctccccatgtgctttattttatacttcAAAATACACATAACACACATAAACGTGTATATGCATATGCTTGCATTTATTCATATATGCCTTCCTGTACTTATTTATGCAAACTTATATAACTGTGtcccaataacagtccatttcagctcactaatgcctgaagtatatcgacagggaagtg encodes the following:
- the LOC126067128 gene encoding defensin-5-like, with amino-acid sequence MRTLALLAAILLLALQAQADPLRQADDEAPAQDEPETGDQDMAVSFAGDERSVQEASGLKKTIICYCRSVRCLSSERLSGFCKTKGIAYLFCCR